A window of the Hippoglossus stenolepis isolate QCI-W04-F060 chromosome 8, HSTE1.2, whole genome shotgun sequence genome harbors these coding sequences:
- the has2 gene encoding hyaluronan synthase 2, with protein sequence MKCQRILTYLRILGTTMFGVSLLVGISTAYIMGYQFFTTAGNHLSFGLYGAILVVHLIIQSLFALLEHRNMRRSLETPIKLNKSLALCIAAYQEDPNYLRKCLVSVRRLTYPGIKVIMVIDGNSDDDFYMMEIFKEVMGWDKSSTYVWRSNYHHRGPEETDESYAESLQQISRLVLNNKCVCIMQKWGGKREVMYTAFKALGRSIDYVQVCDSDTMLDPASSVEMVKVLEEDPMVGGVGGDVQILNKYESWISFLSSVRYWMAFNIERACQSYFGCVQCISGPLGMYRNSLLHEFVEDWYNQTFMGSHCSFGDDRHLTNRVLSLGYATKYTARSKCLTETPVTYLRWLNQQTRWSKSYFREWLYNSMWFHKHHLWMTYEAVITGFFPFFLIATAIQLFYQGRLWNILLFLLIVQAVALIKSSFASCLRGNIVMVFMSFYSVLYMSSLLPAKMFAIATINKSGWGTSGRKTVVVNFIGLIPISVWFTILFIGIIYTLILQAKKPFPESEKIILVIGAVVYASYWVVLLTLYTVLINKCGKRKKETHYDMVLDV encoded by the exons ATGAAGTGTCAAAGAATTCTCACCTACCTGCGGATATTGGGCACCACCATGTTCGGCGTGTCTCTCCTGGTAGGCATCTCCACAGCCTACATCATGGGCTACCAGTTTTTCACCACAGCCGGCAATCACCTATCCTTTGGCCTGTATGGCGCCATCTTGGTTGTCCACCTCATCATCCAGAGCCTCTTTGCGCTCCTAGAACACAGGAACATGCGGCGCTCCCTAGAGACGCCGATCAAACTGAACAAGTCCCTGGCGTTGTGCATCGCAGCGTACCAAGAAGACCCAAACTACCTGAGGAAATGCCTGGTGTCGGTGAGGAGGCTGACGTACCCGGGGATCAAAGTGATCATGGTGATTGACGGGAACTCAGACGATGACTTTTACATGATGGAGATTTTCAAAGAGGTGATGGGATGGGACAAATCGTCCACCTACGTGTGGCGTAGTAACTATCATCACAGGGGGCCCGAGGAGACGGATGAGAGCTACGCTGAGAGCCTTCAGCAAATCTCCAGGCTGGTGCTGaacaacaagtgtgtgtgcatcatgCAGAAGtggggagggaagagagaagtCATGTACACAGCCTTCAAAGCACTGGGGAGGAGCATTGACTATGTGCAG GTGTGTGACTCTGACACCATGCTTGACCCAGCATCATCGGTGGAGATGGTGAAGGTGCTTGAAGAAGACCCGATGGTTGGAGGGGTTGGAGGAGATGTACAG ATCCTGAACAAATATGAGTCATGGATCTCCTTCTTGAGCAGTGTACGGTACTGGATGGCCTTCAACATTGAACGGGCTTGCCAGTCCTACTTCGGCTGTGTGCAGTGCATCAGCGGGCCTTTAGGAATGTACCGAAACTCACTCCTGCATGAGTTCGTCGAGGACTGGTACAACCAGACATTCATGGGATCCCACTGCAGTTTCGGGGATGACCGTCATCTCACAAACAGAGTTCTCAGCCTTGGGTATGCCACCAAATACACAGCAAGATCAAAGTGCCTCACAGAAACTCCGGTTACGTACTTGCGATGGCTCAACCAACAGACTCGATGGAGTAAGTCATATTTCAGAGAATGGCTATATAACTCCATGTGGTTCCACAAGCATCATCTATGGATGACTTATGAGGCTGTGATCACAGGCTTCTTCCCATTTTTTCTCATTGCCACTGCGATCCAACTCTTTTATCAAGGAAGGCTGTGgaatattttgttatttctgcTCATTGTGCAGGCAGTGGCATTGATCAAGTCATCATTCGCTAGTTGCCTTAGAGGAAACATTGTCATGGTGTTCATGTCGTTCTATTCTGTACTGTACATGTCAAGCCTGTTACCAGCCAAAATGTTTGCAATAGCAACCATCAACAAGTCTGGCTGGGGGACCTCTGGGAGGAAAACCGTAGTAGTGAACTTCATTGGTCTGATTCCAATATCAGTTTGGTTCACTATCCTCTTCATTGGGATTATCTACACATTAATCCTGCAGGCTAAAAAACCTTTTCCTGAATCAGAAAAGATCATTCTGGTCATAGGGGCAGTTGTTTATGCCAGTTACTGGGTCGTACTGTTGACGTTGTATACAGTGCTCATAAATAAGTGtgggaagaggaaaaaggaaacacacTACGATATGGTGCTGGACGTATGA